A section of the Lepus europaeus isolate LE1 chromosome 10, mLepTim1.pri, whole genome shotgun sequence genome encodes:
- the TDG gene encoding G/T mismatch-specific thymine DNA glycosylase isoform X2, which produces MEAENAGSCSLQQAQAFYTFPFQQMMAEAPDMPVMNEQQMPAEVAAPAPAEEPVQEAPKGRKRKTRATEPKKPAEPKKPAEAKKSGKSAKSKEKQEKITDAFKVKRKVDRFNGVSEAELLTKTLPDILTFNLDIVIIGINPGLMAAYKGHHYPGPGNHFWKCLFMSGLSEVQLNHMDDHTLPGKYGIGFTNMVERTTPGSKDLSSKEFREGGRILVQKLQKYQPRIAVFNGKCIYEIFSKEVFGIKVKNLEFGLQPHKIPDTETLCYVMPSSSARCAQFPRAQDKVHYYIKLKDLRDQLKGIERNTDVQEVRYTFDLQLAQEDAKKMAVKEEKYDPGYEAAYGGAYSDNPCNSEPCSFSSNGLV; this is translated from the exons ATGGAAGCGGAGAACGCGGGCAG CTGTTCCCTTCAGCAGGCTCAAGCTTTTTATACGTTTCCCTTTCAACAAATGATGGCCGAGGCTCCCGATATGCCAGTTATGAACGAACAGCAAATGCCAGCAGAAGtcgcagccccagctcctgctgagGAACCTGTACAAG AGGctccaaaaggaagaaaaagaaaaactcgaGCAACAGAACCCAAAAAACCAGCAGAACCCAAAAAACCTGCTGAGGCAAAAAAATCTGGCAAATCTGCCAAGTCAaaggaaaagcaagaaaaaattacAGATGCGTTTAAGGTGAAAAGGAAAGTGGACCGTTTTAATGGCGTGTCAGAGGCCGAACTTCTGACCAAGACTCTCCCTGATATTTTGACCTTCAACTTGGACATTGTAATT ATTGGCATAAATCCAGGACTAATGGCTGCTTACAAAGGACATCATTATCCTGGACCTGGAAACCATTTTT GGAAGTGTCTGTTCATGTCAGGGCTGAGTGAGGTCCAGCTGAACCACATGGACGATCACACTTTACCTGGGAAGTATGGCATTGGATTTACCAATATGGTGGAGAGGACGACGCCGGGAAGCAAGGATCTTTCCAG TAAAGAATTTCGTGAAGGAGGACGTATTCTAGTCCAGAAATTACAGAAATATCAGCCACGAATAGCAGTGTTTAATGGAAAAT gtatttatgaaatttttagTAAAGAAGTTTTTGGAATTAAGGTTAAGAACTTGGAATTTGGGCTTCAACCCCACAAGATTCCAGACACAGAAACT CTCTGCTATGTGATGCCATCATCCAGTGCAAGGTGTGCTCAGTTTCCTCGAGCTCAGGACAAAGTTCATTACTACATTAAGTTGAAGGACTTAAGAGATCAGTTGAAAGGCATTGAACGAAACACAGACGTTCAAGAAGTGCGGTACACATTTGACTTACAGCTTGCCCAAG AGGATGCAAAGAAGATGGCtgttaaggaagaaaaatatgatCCTGGTTATGAAGCAGCCTACGGTGGTGCTTACAGTGACAACCCGTGCAATAGTGAACCTTGCAGCTTCTCGTCTAATGGGCTAG TCTAG
- the TDG gene encoding G/T mismatch-specific thymine DNA glycosylase isoform X1, protein MEAENAGSCSLQQAQAFYTFPFQQMMAEAPDMPVMNEQQMPAEVAAPAPAEEPVQEAPKGRKRKTRATEPKKPAEPKKPAEAKKSGKSAKSKEKQEKITDAFKVKRKVDRFNGVSEAELLTKTLPDILTFNLDIVIIGINPGLMAAYKGHHYPGPGNHFWKCLFMSGLSEVQLNHMDDHTLPGKYGIGFTNMVERTTPGSKDLSSKEFREGGRILVQKLQKYQPRIAVFNGKCIYEIFSKEVFGIKVKNLEFGLQPHKIPDTETLCYVMPSSSARCAQFPRAQDKVHYYIKLKDLRDQLKGIERNTDVQEVRYTFDLQLAQEDAKKMAVKEEKYDPGYEAAYGGAYSDNPCNSEPCSFSSNGLAADSAELRESALSDIPDGQWMAQPFTDQIPPLNNHCGAQEQGV, encoded by the exons ATGGAAGCGGAGAACGCGGGCAG CTGTTCCCTTCAGCAGGCTCAAGCTTTTTATACGTTTCCCTTTCAACAAATGATGGCCGAGGCTCCCGATATGCCAGTTATGAACGAACAGCAAATGCCAGCAGAAGtcgcagccccagctcctgctgagGAACCTGTACAAG AGGctccaaaaggaagaaaaagaaaaactcgaGCAACAGAACCCAAAAAACCAGCAGAACCCAAAAAACCTGCTGAGGCAAAAAAATCTGGCAAATCTGCCAAGTCAaaggaaaagcaagaaaaaattacAGATGCGTTTAAGGTGAAAAGGAAAGTGGACCGTTTTAATGGCGTGTCAGAGGCCGAACTTCTGACCAAGACTCTCCCTGATATTTTGACCTTCAACTTGGACATTGTAATT ATTGGCATAAATCCAGGACTAATGGCTGCTTACAAAGGACATCATTATCCTGGACCTGGAAACCATTTTT GGAAGTGTCTGTTCATGTCAGGGCTGAGTGAGGTCCAGCTGAACCACATGGACGATCACACTTTACCTGGGAAGTATGGCATTGGATTTACCAATATGGTGGAGAGGACGACGCCGGGAAGCAAGGATCTTTCCAG TAAAGAATTTCGTGAAGGAGGACGTATTCTAGTCCAGAAATTACAGAAATATCAGCCACGAATAGCAGTGTTTAATGGAAAAT gtatttatgaaatttttagTAAAGAAGTTTTTGGAATTAAGGTTAAGAACTTGGAATTTGGGCTTCAACCCCACAAGATTCCAGACACAGAAACT CTCTGCTATGTGATGCCATCATCCAGTGCAAGGTGTGCTCAGTTTCCTCGAGCTCAGGACAAAGTTCATTACTACATTAAGTTGAAGGACTTAAGAGATCAGTTGAAAGGCATTGAACGAAACACAGACGTTCAAGAAGTGCGGTACACATTTGACTTACAGCTTGCCCAAG AGGATGCAAAGAAGATGGCtgttaaggaagaaaaatatgatCCTGGTTATGAAGCAGCCTACGGTGGTGCTTACAGTGACAACCCGTGCAATAGTGAACCTTGCAGCTTCTCGTCTAATGGGCTAG CTGCGGACAGTGCGGAGTTAAGAGAATCAGCTCTCAGTGACATTCCAGATGGGCAGTGGATGGCCCAGCCGTTTACAGACCAGATTCCTCCCCTGAACAATCACTGTGGAGCGCAGGAGCAGGGTGTCTAA